From the genome of Microtus pennsylvanicus isolate mMicPen1 chromosome 20, mMicPen1.hap1, whole genome shotgun sequence, one region includes:
- the Bloc1s1 gene encoding biogenesis of lysosome-related organelles complex 1 subunit 1, whose product MLSRLLKEHQAKQNERKELQEKRRREAITAATCLTEALVDHLNVGVAQAYMNQRKLDHEVKTLQVQAAQFAKQTGQWIGMVENFNQALKEIGDVENWARSIELDMRTIATALEYVYKGQLRSAPS is encoded by the exons ATGCTGTCCCGCCTGCTCAAAGAACATCAAGCCAAGCAGAATGAACGCAAGGAGCTGCAGG agAAGAGGAGGCGAGAGGCCATCACTGCCGCGACCTGCCTGACCGAAGCTTTGGTGGATCACCTCAATGTGGG TGTGGCCCAGGCCTACATGAACCAGAGAAAGCTGGACCATGAGGTGAAGACCCTACAGGTCCAGGCCGCCCAGTTTGCCAAGCAGACAGGCCAGTGGATTGGAATGGTGGAGAACTTCAACCAGGCACTTAAG gaAATTGGGGATGTGGAGAACTGGGCTCGGAGCATCGAGCTGGACATGCGCACCATTGCCACCGCACTGGAATACGTCTACAAAGGGCAGCTGCGGTCTGCGCCATCCTAG
- the Rdh5 gene encoding retinol dehydrogenase 5 isoform X2 — protein MWLPLLLSALLWAVLWLLRDRQRLPASNAFIFITGCDSGFGRLLALQLDQKGFQVLASCLTPSGAEDLQQMASSRLHTTLLDVTDPQNVQQVAKWVKTHVGETGLFGLVNNAGVAGIIGPTPWLTRDDFQRVLNVNTLGPIGVTLALLPLLQQARGRVVNITSVLGRLAANGGGYCVSKFGLEAFSDSLRRDVAPFGVQVSIVEPGFFRTPVTSLESLENTLKACWARLPPATRAHYGETFLTSYLQVQRWVMNLICDPDLAKVTSCLEHALTARHPRTRYSPGWDAKLLWLPASYLPASLVDAVLTRVLPRPAQSIS, from the exons atgtggctgcctctgctcctgagtgcctTGCTGTGGGCAGTGCTGTGGTTGCTCAGAGACCGGCAGAGACTGCCTGCCAGCAATGCTTTCATCTTCATCACTGGCTGTGACTCGGGCTTTGGGCGCCTTCTGGCACTGCAACTTGACCAGAAAGGCTTCCAAGTCCTGGCCAGCTGCCTGACCCCCTCTGGGGCAGAAGACCTACAGCAGATGGCCTCCTCCCGCCTCCACACAACACTGCTGGACGTCACCGATCCCCAGAACGTCCAGCAGGTTGCCAAGTGGGTAAAGACACACGTCGGAGAAACTG GGCTTTTTGGTCTGGTGAATAACGCTGGCGTGGCTGGTATCATCGGGCCTACACCATGGCTGACAAGGGATGACTTCCAGCGTGTGCTGAATGTGAACACACTGGGTCCCATCGGGGTCACCCTTGCCCTGCTGCCTCTGCTACAGCAGGCCCGGGGCCGAGTGGTCAACATCACCAGCGTCCTGGGTCGTCTAGCAGCCAATGGCGGGGGCTACTGTGTTTCCAAGTTTGGCCTGGAGGCCTTCTCTGACAGCCTGAG GCGTGACGTGGCTCCATTTGGAGTACAAGTCTCCATCGTGGAACCTGGCTTCTTCCGAACCCCTGTGACCAGCCTGGAGAGTCTGGAAAACACGCTGAAGGCTTGCTGGGCCCGGCTACCACCGGCGACACGGGCTCACTACGGGGAAACCTTCCTCACTTCTT ATCTCCAAGTGCAGCGCTGGGTCATGAACCTGATCTGTGACCCAGACCTGGCGAAGGTGACCAGCTGCCTGGAGCATGCCCTGACTGCTCGTCACCCCCGAACCCGCTACAGCCCGGGCTGGGATGCCAAGCTGCTCTGGCTGCCCGCCTCCTACCTTCCGGCCAGTCTGGTGGACGCTGTGCTCACCCGGGTCCTTCCCCGGCCTGCCCAGTCAATCTCCTGA
- the Rdh5 gene encoding retinol dehydrogenase 5 isoform X1, with product MWLPLLLSALLWAVLWLLRDRQRLPASNAFIFITGCDSGFGRLLALQLDQKGFQVLASCLTPSGAEDLQQMASSRLHTTLLDVTDPQNVQQVAKWVKTHVGETGLFGLVNNAGVAGIIGPTPWLTRDDFQRVLNVNTLGPIGVTLALLPLLQQARGRVVNITSVLGRLAANGGGYCVSKFGLEAFSDSLRRDVAPFGVQVSIVEPGFFRTPVTSLESLENTLKACWARLPPATRAHYGETFLTSYTDLQVQRWVMNLICDPDLAKVTSCLEHALTARHPRTRYSPGWDAKLLWLPASYLPASLVDAVLTRVLPRPAQSIS from the exons atgtggctgcctctgctcctgagtgcctTGCTGTGGGCAGTGCTGTGGTTGCTCAGAGACCGGCAGAGACTGCCTGCCAGCAATGCTTTCATCTTCATCACTGGCTGTGACTCGGGCTTTGGGCGCCTTCTGGCACTGCAACTTGACCAGAAAGGCTTCCAAGTCCTGGCCAGCTGCCTGACCCCCTCTGGGGCAGAAGACCTACAGCAGATGGCCTCCTCCCGCCTCCACACAACACTGCTGGACGTCACCGATCCCCAGAACGTCCAGCAGGTTGCCAAGTGGGTAAAGACACACGTCGGAGAAACTG GGCTTTTTGGTCTGGTGAATAACGCTGGCGTGGCTGGTATCATCGGGCCTACACCATGGCTGACAAGGGATGACTTCCAGCGTGTGCTGAATGTGAACACACTGGGTCCCATCGGGGTCACCCTTGCCCTGCTGCCTCTGCTACAGCAGGCCCGGGGCCGAGTGGTCAACATCACCAGCGTCCTGGGTCGTCTAGCAGCCAATGGCGGGGGCTACTGTGTTTCCAAGTTTGGCCTGGAGGCCTTCTCTGACAGCCTGAG GCGTGACGTGGCTCCATTTGGAGTACAAGTCTCCATCGTGGAACCTGGCTTCTTCCGAACCCCTGTGACCAGCCTGGAGAGTCTGGAAAACACGCTGAAGGCTTGCTGGGCCCGGCTACCACCGGCGACACGGGCTCACTACGGGGAAACCTTCCTCACTTCTT ATACAGATCTCCAAGTGCAGCGCTGGGTCATGAACCTGATCTGTGACCCAGACCTGGCGAAGGTGACCAGCTGCCTGGAGCATGCCCTGACTGCTCGTCACCCCCGAACCCGCTACAGCCCGGGCTGGGATGCCAAGCTGCTCTGGCTGCCCGCCTCCTACCTTCCGGCCAGTCTGGTGGACGCTGTGCTCACCCGGGTCCTTCCCCGGCCTGCCCAGTCAATCTCCTGA